From the genome of Candidatus Dormiibacterota bacterium, one region includes:
- a CDS encoding DUF4388 domain-containing protein, producing MSADTAAAPAGSDLSEAPKTPRGFCSPAALAELIRDLYLDEKTGTLHLSRSGVEKRILLDRGMIMTASSSLADETLAAVLVERGWMQAEEAEALKGLDDRQVGEIAARRGLLTSPMLQQANRDLAQCILTALFRWDDIEYRFEEGPVTAGLLESDVVVSFEMIIRALRSMVGFESIREALVRQDRTLRLSDQVYLPVDRLTLAPIEGFLLSRVDGQAKVRDVLAQMPQADEEAATRFLFGLLILGLVNFAPAISAGPLSCRDLVRGEEEKKKREDRERSEVTDFYRVAQQGTPQTILGITEEATQERVKTAYLERKERFQPARFMKKVQQDLREELQIIEARLLEAFLKVRSEKLFAARAAGQGTEKVVNLDLESLSLRKELTKTEKQSMEEEKSRMAEQFFTKARDYFKMGDYFDCIRYCEFATSYSDRNAAVFGLLGQALMRNPDYRWQKRAETAFLRAAELEPFNPGHFVALGHFYESHGLLAKARREYEKTLELVPTHAEALASLRALEKK from the coding sequence ATGAGCGCGGACACGGCCGCGGCCCCCGCCGGCAGCGATCTGTCGGAGGCTCCGAAGACGCCGCGGGGATTCTGCTCTCCCGCCGCGCTGGCCGAGCTCATCCGCGACCTCTATCTGGACGAGAAGACCGGCACGCTTCACCTGTCGCGCAGCGGCGTGGAGAAGAGGATTCTCCTCGATCGCGGCATGATCATGACGGCGTCCTCCTCCCTGGCGGACGAGACTCTCGCCGCCGTCCTGGTCGAGCGCGGCTGGATGCAGGCGGAGGAGGCCGAGGCGCTGAAGGGCCTGGACGATCGTCAGGTGGGTGAAATCGCCGCGCGCCGGGGGCTCCTGACCTCCCCGATGCTGCAGCAGGCCAACCGCGATCTCGCGCAGTGCATCCTCACCGCCCTGTTCCGCTGGGACGACATCGAGTACCGGTTCGAGGAGGGACCGGTGACCGCGGGGCTTCTGGAGAGCGACGTTGTCGTCAGCTTCGAGATGATCATCCGGGCCCTGCGCTCGATGGTCGGATTCGAGTCCATCCGCGAGGCTCTCGTGCGGCAGGATCGGACCCTGCGGCTGTCGGACCAGGTCTATCTCCCGGTCGACCGCCTGACGCTGGCGCCCATCGAAGGGTTCCTCCTCTCACGCGTGGACGGTCAGGCGAAGGTTCGCGACGTCCTGGCGCAGATGCCCCAGGCCGACGAGGAGGCCGCGACGCGGTTCCTGTTCGGACTCCTGATTCTCGGCCTGGTCAATTTCGCCCCTGCGATCTCGGCCGGCCCCCTCAGCTGCCGGGACCTCGTGCGCGGCGAGGAAGAGAAGAAGAAGCGCGAAGATCGCGAGCGGTCGGAGGTGACGGACTTCTACAGGGTGGCCCAGCAGGGGACGCCTCAGACGATCCTCGGGATCACCGAGGAGGCGACCCAGGAGCGCGTGAAGACGGCCTACCTCGAGCGCAAGGAGCGATTCCAGCCCGCGCGTTTCATGAAAAAGGTTCAACAGGACCTCCGGGAAGAGCTGCAGATCATCGAAGCGCGCCTCCTCGAAGCGTTTCTCAAGGTTCGATCGGAGAAGCTGTTCGCGGCCAGGGCCGCGGGGCAGGGGACCGAGAAGGTGGTCAACCTCGACCTGGAGAGCCTGTCGCTCCGCAAGGAGCTGACCAAGACCGAGAAGCAGTCGATGGAGGAGGAGAAGAGCCGCATGGCCGAGCAGTTCTTCACCAAGGCCAGGGACTACTTCAAGATGGGGGACTACTTCGACTGCATCCGCTACTGCGAGTTCGCCACGTCGTACAGCGATCGGAACGCCGCAGTCTTCGGTCTCCTGGGGCAGGCCCTGATGCGCAACCCCGACTACCGGTGGCAGAAGAGGGCGGAAACCGCGTTCCTGCGCGCCGCGGAGCTCGAGCCGTTCAATCCAGGCCACTTCGTGGCCCTGGGGCATTTCTACGAATCGCACGGGCTCCTGGCCAAGGCCAGGAGGGAGTACGAGAAAACGCTGGAGCTCGTCCCGACCCACGCCGAGGCCCTGGCGTCGCTCCGCGCTCTCGAGAAGAAATAG
- a CDS encoding DUF177 domain-containing protein: MYIETKEIGPEGLSIGRSVEGFRLPSGEAEGIQVDSVHLSGELSKREDGLSFSGRISASAHLSCSRCLEEYSLPLDLPFDLFYTTVPDGAAGERNRIDDDMVTRVHYDGARIDLGTLLSEQVYLGLPLKPLCRPDCLGLCARCGTNLNGGDCACAEQRTEDPRLRVLKNLL; this comes from the coding sequence ATGTACATAGAAACAAAGGAGATAGGGCCCGAGGGGCTGTCGATCGGGCGCTCGGTAGAAGGGTTTCGGCTTCCTTCCGGAGAGGCCGAAGGGATCCAGGTCGATTCGGTGCATCTGAGCGGCGAGCTGAGCAAGCGCGAGGACGGCCTGTCGTTCTCCGGCCGGATCAGCGCGTCGGCCCATCTCTCCTGCAGCAGGTGCCTGGAGGAGTACTCGCTTCCCCTCGATCTGCCGTTCGACCTGTTCTACACGACCGTACCGGACGGGGCGGCGGGAGAGAGGAATCGGATCGACGACGACATGGTCACCCGCGTCCACTATGACGGTGCACGGATCGATCTCGGCACGCTCCTGTCCGAGCAGGTGTATCTTGGTCTGCCGCTCAAACCGCTGTGCCGCCCGGATTGCCTCGGTCTCTGTGCCCGTTGCGGGACCAATCTCAATGGCGGCGACTGCGCCTGCGCGGAGCAGAGGACCGAGGATCCTCGTCTCCGGGTCCTGAAGAACCTCCTCTAG
- the rpmF gene encoding 50S ribosomal protein L32 translates to MPNPKRRHSRARRDKRRAHDALTRPILSKCPNCQEDKLPHRVCPHCGFYKGREVIEVGEI, encoded by the coding sequence ATGCCGAATCCGAAACGCCGTCACTCGCGCGCGCGCCGCGACAAGAGACGCGCCCACGACGCTCTCACTCGTCCGATCCTTTCGAAATGCCCCAACTGCCAGGAGGACAAGCTGCCGCACCGGGTCTGCCCTCATTGCGGGTTCTACAAGGGAAGGGAAGTCATCGAGGTCGGCGAGATCTAG
- the plsX gene encoding phosphate acyltransferase PlsX: MSIAIDAMGGDFAPSNPVAGAVLAAREYGARLILVGRSEAIESELAKHRARGLPIEIVHASEVVEMHESPVTAFRRKKDSSIRIAATLVRDGRAAGVVSAGNTGAVMTTVKMICGVLEGVERPALCAVVPNLKGPSVWLDVGANIDCRPEHLVQFAVMGHLYAREALGVANPRVGLMSIGEEDSKGNEVTREAFRALKEAPLNFIGNVEGRDIFNGKADVIVCDGFIGNVSLKAVESAAEAILHFMKEEIAKSSLAKVGYFLARPAFRNFRKKVDYAEYGGVPLLGVRAAAIICHGGSSVRAIKNAVRVTQDFVRNRVNDRIHDEILRMTASRGVGGGIHAAGDMKLGSLDDAR; this comes from the coding sequence ATGTCGATCGCCATCGACGCGATGGGAGGCGATTTCGCCCCCTCGAATCCCGTGGCCGGCGCGGTCCTGGCGGCGCGTGAATACGGGGCGCGGCTCATTCTGGTGGGCCGGAGTGAGGCGATCGAGTCCGAGCTCGCGAAGCATCGCGCCCGCGGGCTGCCGATCGAGATCGTCCACGCCAGCGAAGTCGTCGAGATGCACGAGTCGCCCGTCACCGCCTTCCGGAGAAAGAAGGACTCCTCCATCCGCATCGCCGCGACCCTGGTGCGCGATGGGCGCGCGGCGGGAGTGGTCAGCGCCGGGAACACGGGGGCGGTGATGACCACCGTCAAGATGATCTGCGGCGTCCTGGAGGGGGTGGAGCGGCCCGCCCTGTGCGCGGTCGTTCCGAACCTCAAGGGACCGTCGGTCTGGCTCGATGTCGGCGCCAACATCGACTGCAGACCGGAGCACCTCGTGCAGTTCGCCGTGATGGGGCACCTCTACGCCCGCGAAGCGCTCGGTGTTGCGAACCCCAGGGTCGGTCTGATGAGCATCGGCGAGGAGGACAGCAAGGGAAACGAAGTCACGCGGGAAGCGTTTCGCGCCCTCAAGGAGGCTCCTCTCAACTTCATCGGCAACGTCGAGGGTCGGGATATCTTCAACGGCAAGGCGGACGTGATCGTCTGCGACGGGTTCATCGGGAACGTTTCCCTCAAGGCCGTCGAAAGCGCCGCGGAGGCGATCCTTCATTTCATGAAGGAGGAAATCGCCAAGTCGTCGCTGGCCAAGGTGGGTTACTTCCTGGCGCGCCCGGCGTTTCGCAATTTCCGTAAGAAGGTCGACTACGCCGAGTACGGGGGCGTGCCGCTCCTCGGCGTGCGGGCGGCGGCGATCATCTGTCACGGCGGCTCGTCCGTGCGGGCCATCAAGAACGCCGTGCGCGTGACGCAGGATTTCGTGAGGAACCGGGTGAATGATCGCATCCACGACGAGATCCTCAGGATGACTGCGAGCCGCGGCGTGGGCGGCGGGATCCACGCCGCCGGCGACATGAAGCTGGGGAGTCTCGATGACGCGCGGTGA
- a CDS encoding beta-ketoacyl-ACP synthase III, with protein sequence MIRGTGSSLPARVLTNADLERMVDTSDEWIISRTGIRERRIAQDDEYMSQFATRAAEAALQAAGLPASEVDLIICATVTPDMPIPATACIVQNNLGATGAAAFDLAAGCSGFIYALAVADRFVTTGDYRAVLVIGAELLSKYTDWRDRTTCVLFGDGAGAVVLTPGAAPYGVLASEMHADGGMADFIYVPAGGTREPASERSVTERRHFIRMRGNETFKMAVRSMEEASRAVLEKAGLAPADVNLFIPHQANRRIIDAVGSRLGLREDQVYVNIERVGNTSAASIPVALDEAVRKGLVHKGDNLLFAAFGTGLTWGAAVCKWGW encoded by the coding sequence ATGATCCGGGGCACGGGCTCGTCCCTGCCGGCGCGTGTCCTGACGAACGCCGACCTGGAGAGGATGGTGGATACTTCGGACGAGTGGATCATCTCGCGCACCGGAATCCGCGAGCGACGCATCGCGCAGGACGACGAATACATGTCGCAATTCGCGACGCGGGCCGCGGAGGCGGCGCTCCAGGCGGCCGGTCTTCCGGCCTCGGAGGTCGACCTGATCATCTGCGCGACCGTCACCCCCGACATGCCGATCCCCGCGACGGCCTGCATCGTCCAGAACAATCTGGGGGCGACCGGGGCCGCCGCCTTCGACCTGGCCGCGGGGTGCTCCGGCTTCATCTACGCGCTGGCCGTCGCCGACCGCTTCGTGACCACGGGAGACTACCGCGCCGTCCTGGTCATCGGGGCGGAACTCCTGTCGAAGTACACCGACTGGCGCGATCGGACGACGTGCGTCCTGTTCGGCGACGGCGCGGGGGCCGTGGTCCTGACACCCGGCGCGGCCCCTTACGGGGTGCTGGCGTCCGAGATGCACGCCGACGGCGGCATGGCGGACTTCATCTACGTCCCGGCCGGCGGCACGCGCGAACCGGCGTCGGAACGGAGCGTGACCGAGAGACGCCACTTCATCCGCATGCGCGGCAACGAAACGTTCAAAATGGCGGTCCGCTCGATGGAGGAAGCCTCCCGCGCGGTGCTCGAGAAGGCCGGTCTCGCTCCCGCCGACGTCAACCTGTTCATCCCGCACCAGGCGAACCGCCGGATCATCGACGCCGTGGGCAGTCGCCTCGGCCTGCGGGAGGACCAGGTCTATGTGAACATCGAGCGCGTCGGCAACACCTCGGCGGCGTCGATCCCCGTGGCCCTGGATGAAGCCGTGCGCAAGGGGCTCGTCCACAAGGGGGACAACCTTCTCTTCGCGGCGTTCGGCACCGGATTGACCTGGGGCGCGGCCGTCTGCAAGTGGGGCTGGTGA
- the fabD gene encoding ACP S-malonyltransferase, translating to MSSVRGVALLFPGQGSQSVGMGRSLYETEPAARDLFDRADRALGFPLTRTCFEGPEETLKLTAVTQPALLTASVAGFAALRAHAPGGLRDSIVCAAGHSLGEYSALVAAGALEFEDALVTVRRRGEYMQEAVPVGAGAMAAVLGLPLEQVESLCRDASDGEVLAPANLNAPDQTVVAGSAAAVERLAVLGRKRGAKRIVLLPVSAPFHCELMAPARERLAVDLKNLPFRDAELPVVLNVTAQPETRAAALRAALVDQVTRPVRWVESVLKIKEMGAELMLEVGPGRVLSGLVRRTIPGSAPLNVEDQATLLKTCAELEHAGERTE from the coding sequence GTGAGCTCCGTCCGGGGGGTGGCCCTGCTGTTCCCGGGCCAGGGATCCCAGAGCGTGGGGATGGGGCGATCCCTCTACGAGACGGAGCCGGCGGCGCGCGACCTCTTCGATCGCGCCGACCGGGCCCTGGGCTTTCCGCTCACCCGGACCTGTTTCGAGGGCCCGGAGGAGACCCTGAAGCTCACGGCCGTCACGCAGCCCGCGCTCCTGACGGCGAGCGTCGCCGGTTTTGCGGCGCTGCGCGCGCACGCCCCCGGCGGCCTGCGGGATTCGATCGTGTGCGCCGCGGGGCATTCGCTCGGAGAGTACTCGGCGCTCGTCGCGGCAGGGGCGCTCGAGTTCGAGGACGCGCTCGTGACCGTGCGACGTCGCGGAGAGTACATGCAGGAGGCGGTGCCTGTCGGCGCCGGGGCGATGGCCGCCGTCCTGGGCCTGCCTCTGGAGCAGGTGGAGTCGTTGTGCCGCGACGCGTCGGATGGCGAGGTCCTTGCGCCGGCCAACCTGAACGCGCCGGACCAGACCGTCGTTGCCGGGAGCGCGGCGGCCGTGGAGCGGCTGGCCGTCCTGGGCAGGAAGCGTGGCGCGAAGAGAATCGTCCTCCTCCCGGTCAGCGCACCGTTTCATTGTGAACTGATGGCGCCGGCCCGCGAGCGTCTGGCCGTAGACTTGAAGAATCTGCCGTTCCGGGACGCGGAACTCCCGGTGGTCCTGAACGTGACCGCGCAGCCGGAGACCCGGGCCGCCGCCTTGCGGGCCGCTCTCGTCGACCAGGTCACCCGGCCGGTGCGCTGGGTCGAGAGCGTCCTGAAGATCAAGGAGATGGGAGCGGAGCTCATGCTCGAGGTCGGTCCGGGGCGCGTGCTCTCCGGTCTGGTCAGACGGACCATCCCCGGCTCGGCGCCCCTGAACGTGGAGGACCAGGCGACGCTCCTGAAGACCTGCGCCGAGCTCGAACACGCGGGGGAACGGACGGAATGA
- the fabG gene encoding 3-oxoacyl-[acyl-carrier-protein] reductase — MSGDELKERVSFVTGASRGIGRAIALELASRGSDLVLLARGMDDLQRVARECEGRGARCRAIAIDLADAASISAAAGDALKAFGRVDHLVNNAGITCDGLLLRMKRADWDRVLTVNLTGAFEMTRAVLPAMVRARYGRIVNVSSVVGLMGNPGQANYCASKAGLIGFTKSLAREVASRSITVNAVAPGFIDTDMTRALAPEARETMSDHIPAGRLGTAEDVASGVAFLLTPGASYITGEVLNISGGLYM; from the coding sequence ATGAGCGGGGACGAGCTCAAGGAGCGCGTCAGCTTCGTCACGGGCGCGTCGCGGGGCATCGGACGTGCCATCGCGCTGGAGCTGGCGTCGAGGGGATCCGATCTGGTCCTCCTGGCCCGCGGCATGGACGATCTTCAGCGCGTCGCCCGGGAGTGCGAGGGCCGGGGGGCGCGTTGCCGGGCGATCGCCATCGACCTCGCGGACGCGGCCTCGATCTCCGCCGCCGCGGGGGATGCTCTGAAGGCCTTCGGCCGCGTCGATCATCTGGTGAACAATGCCGGGATCACGTGCGACGGGCTCCTCCTCAGGATGAAGCGGGCGGACTGGGACCGGGTCCTCACGGTCAATCTGACCGGCGCGTTCGAGATGACGCGCGCGGTCCTGCCCGCGATGGTGCGGGCCCGCTACGGCCGCATCGTCAACGTCAGCTCGGTCGTCGGTCTCATGGGCAATCCCGGGCAGGCGAATTACTGCGCGTCCAAGGCCGGGCTGATCGGTTTCACGAAATCCCTGGCGCGGGAAGTGGCGTCGAGGTCGATCACGGTGAACGCGGTGGCCCCCGGCTTCATCGACACCGACATGACCCGGGCGCTGGCGCCGGAGGCCCGCGAAACGATGTCGGACCACATCCCGGCCGGCCGGCTGGGGACGGCCGAAGACGTGGCGTCGGGCGTGGCGTTTCTCCTCACGCCAGGCGCCTCCTACATCACCGGCGAGGTGCTCAACATCAGCGGCGGTCTTTACATGTGA
- the acpP gene encoding acyl carrier protein → MAQNIEEKVKGIIVEQLGVDPEEVTTEASFVNDLGADSLDTVELVMALEEAFKIEISDEDAEKIHTVGDAIKYIQTHA, encoded by the coding sequence ATGGCGCAGAACATCGAGGAGAAGGTCAAAGGCATCATCGTCGAGCAGCTGGGCGTCGACCCCGAGGAGGTGACGACGGAGGCCTCCTTCGTGAACGATCTGGGGGCGGACTCGCTCGACACGGTCGAGCTGGTCATGGCGCTGGAGGAGGCGTTCAAGATCGAGATCAGCGACGAGGACGCCGAGAAGATCCACACGGTCGGAGACGCCATCAAGTACATCCAGACCCACGCCTGA
- the fabF gene encoding beta-ketoacyl-ACP synthase II, whose product MDRRVVITGVGMVSPLGIGNRENWQALLEGRSGIGPITRFDASDYACRIAGEVKGFNPEDWVPKKDVKKMDLFIHYAMAAAEIAMRDAGFQVEASEADRVGVYIGSGIGGLPSIERQHAILLKEGPRRISPFFIVGLIVNMASGQVSIRYGAKGPNQAACTACATGTHAIGDAFEIIKRGDADVMIAGGCEGVIAPLCVGGFSAMRALSTRNDDPGGASRPFDADRDGFVISEGAGIVILEELGHAVRRDAAVHAEVAGYGVSGDAFHVSAPSEDGDGPVRVMRRAIQDAGIDPSAIDYVNAHGTSTPQGDAVETCALKKVFGDRARTVAVSSTKSMTGHLLGGAGGLETAIVALAIREGIVPPTINYVTPDPECDLDYVPNEARRMRVNYALNNSFGFGGTNAALVLKKPEG is encoded by the coding sequence ATGGACAGGCGCGTCGTCATCACGGGGGTGGGCATGGTCTCACCCCTGGGGATAGGTAATCGGGAGAACTGGCAGGCGCTGCTCGAAGGGCGAAGCGGGATCGGTCCGATCACCCGATTCGACGCGAGCGACTATGCCTGCCGCATCGCCGGAGAGGTCAAGGGATTCAATCCCGAAGACTGGGTCCCGAAGAAAGATGTCAAGAAGATGGATCTCTTCATCCATTACGCCATGGCCGCGGCGGAGATCGCCATGCGGGACGCCGGCTTCCAGGTCGAGGCGTCGGAAGCGGACCGGGTCGGCGTGTACATCGGCTCGGGCATCGGCGGGCTCCCTTCGATCGAGCGTCAGCACGCCATCCTGCTGAAAGAGGGTCCGCGCAGAATCTCCCCCTTCTTCATCGTCGGTCTGATCGTCAACATGGCGTCGGGGCAGGTCTCGATCCGCTATGGCGCCAAGGGGCCCAACCAGGCGGCGTGCACGGCCTGCGCGACCGGCACGCACGCCATCGGCGACGCGTTCGAGATCATCAAGCGAGGGGACGCCGACGTCATGATCGCGGGGGGGTGCGAGGGCGTCATCGCGCCCCTGTGCGTGGGAGGCTTCTCGGCCATGCGCGCGCTGTCCACGCGGAACGACGATCCCGGGGGTGCCTCGCGCCCCTTCGATGCGGACCGCGACGGGTTCGTGATCAGCGAGGGGGCCGGGATCGTGATTCTCGAAGAGCTCGGACACGCCGTGCGCCGCGACGCCGCCGTGCATGCCGAGGTGGCCGGTTACGGGGTGTCGGGTGACGCATTTCACGTGTCCGCCCCCTCCGAGGACGGGGACGGACCGGTGCGGGTGATGCGCAGGGCCATCCAGGACGCGGGGATCGATCCGTCGGCCATCGATTACGTGAACGCCCACGGCACCTCGACCCCGCAGGGGGACGCGGTCGAGACGTGCGCCCTGAAGAAGGTCTTCGGGGATCGGGCGCGCACGGTGGCCGTGAGCAGCACCAAGTCGATGACCGGACATCTTCTGGGAGGGGCCGGCGGCCTGGAGACCGCGATCGTCGCGCTGGCCATACGCGAGGGGATCGTCCCACCGACGATCAACTACGTCACGCCCGACCCGGAGTGCGATCTGGACTACGTCCCCAACGAAGCGCGCAGGATGAGGGTCAATTACGCGTTGAACAATTCGTTCGGTTTCGGGGGGACGAACGCGGCGCTTGTCTTGAAGAAGCCGGAGGGGTGA
- the hprK gene encoding HPr(Ser) kinase/phosphatase, producing the protein MSQREAPRPTLPVGDLLAEAPSELTLRLLAGRSGLKREITIAVPERPGLALTGQPEALQGGAVQVLGKSEAVYLGRIPDEQRRHLLQRLGNSPIPCLLLTQAEAAHPDLLEASDRLAIPLLSTPRTTERAIDLLGRYLEERLAPSVALHGTLIDIYGVGVLILGESGVGKSESALELILRGHRLVSDDTVTIRRVGTLLNGTGPEVSRYHMELRGIGIINIKDLYGVAAVRERKDLDLVVRLDPWQEDKEYDRLGLDEKKHTILGVELPFIEMPVGPGRNLSILLEVAARHHLLKRKGYHAAKELAGRIQDALGRKT; encoded by the coding sequence TTGAGCCAGCGTGAAGCACCCCGTCCCACGCTCCCGGTGGGTGACCTGCTCGCCGAGGCCCCGTCGGAGCTGACGCTTCGTCTTCTGGCGGGACGGAGCGGTCTGAAGCGCGAGATCACCATCGCCGTCCCCGAACGGCCGGGACTGGCTCTCACCGGACAGCCCGAGGCGCTGCAGGGAGGCGCCGTCCAGGTCCTGGGGAAAAGCGAGGCCGTGTATCTGGGACGTATCCCGGACGAGCAGCGCCGTCACCTGCTCCAGCGACTGGGGAACTCCCCGATTCCGTGCCTTCTCCTGACGCAGGCCGAGGCGGCTCATCCCGACCTTCTGGAGGCGTCGGATCGCCTGGCCATCCCGCTCCTGTCGACACCGCGCACGACCGAACGGGCCATCGATCTTCTCGGGCGGTACCTCGAGGAGCGCCTGGCCCCGTCGGTAGCCCTGCACGGAACGCTCATCGACATCTACGGCGTGGGTGTGCTGATCCTGGGAGAGAGCGGGGTGGGAAAGAGCGAATCCGCCCTGGAACTCATTCTTCGCGGGCACCGTCTTGTCTCCGACGACACGGTGACGATTCGCCGGGTCGGAACGCTCCTGAACGGCACCGGTCCCGAGGTCAGCCGGTACCACATGGAGCTGCGTGGGATCGGGATCATCAACATCAAGGACCTCTACGGCGTGGCCGCCGTGCGCGAGCGGAAGGACCTCGACCTGGTGGTCCGTCTCGACCCGTGGCAGGAGGACAAGGAGTACGACCGCCTGGGCCTTGATGAGAAGAAGCACACAATCCTGGGGGTGGAGCTGCCGTTCATCGAAATGCCCGTCGGTCCGGGGCGCAACCTGTCCATCCTGCTGGAAGTCGCGGCGCGACATCACTTATTGAAGCGCAAGGGTTACCATGCGGCCAAGGAGCTGGCGGGGCGGATCCAGGACGCCCTGGGGAGGAAGACGTGA
- the rapZ gene encoding RNase adapter RapZ encodes MSAAEPSPEREFEIVVITGLSGSGKTLAIRAFEDFGYFCVDNLPVALIPVFADLCARRPDLRRAALVVDVREGTFLKEFPAIFDGLRRTPGRRGRLLFFEADDEALMRRFSETRRPHPLASGGGLEDGIRREREMLQPLRDRADLIIDSSLFNVHELRRYIRDHFAPRGGAQPMGISIVSFGYKRGVPPESDLLFDTRFLPNPFFVDTLRGRSGLDREVIDYLEAMPEYREFRARIVDLMAFLIPQYLREGKSYLTVAIGCTGGRHRSVAMAEAVSQALRARGYEVKASHRDLEKE; translated from the coding sequence GTGAGCGCGGCGGAGCCGTCCCCCGAGCGCGAGTTCGAGATCGTCGTGATCACCGGGCTCTCCGGCTCCGGGAAGACCCTGGCCATCCGGGCCTTCGAGGACTTTGGTTACTTCTGCGTCGACAACCTGCCCGTCGCCCTCATCCCCGTGTTCGCCGACCTGTGCGCCCGGCGACCGGACCTGAGACGCGCCGCCCTGGTGGTGGACGTGCGTGAGGGAACCTTCCTTAAGGAATTCCCGGCCATCTTCGACGGCCTGCGCCGCACACCGGGACGCCGCGGCCGCCTTCTGTTTTTCGAGGCCGACGACGAGGCCCTGATGCGCCGGTTCTCCGAGACCCGCCGTCCCCATCCGCTGGCCTCGGGGGGCGGTCTCGAGGACGGAATCCGGCGCGAGCGGGAGATGCTCCAGCCCTTGCGTGACCGGGCCGACCTGATCATCGACAGCAGCCTCTTCAACGTCCACGAGCTGAGACGCTACATCCGCGACCACTTCGCCCCGCGCGGCGGGGCCCAGCCGATGGGGATCTCGATCGTCTCGTTCGGCTACAAGCGCGGCGTCCCACCGGAATCGGACCTCCTGTTCGACACGCGCTTCCTCCCCAATCCCTTTTTCGTGGACACGCTGCGCGGCAGGAGCGGTCTGGACCGCGAGGTCATCGACTATCTGGAGGCGATGCCGGAGTACCGTGAGTTCCGCGCGCGCATCGTCGACCTGATGGCGTTCCTGATCCCCCAGTACCTGCGCGAGGGGAAGAGCTACCTGACCGTGGCCATCGGATGCACGGGCGGCCGGCACCGCTCGGTGGCCATGGCCGAGGCCGTGAGCCAGGCGCTCCGCGCGAGGGGGTACGAGGTGAAGGCGTCGCACCGGGACCTGGAGAAGGAGTGA
- a CDS encoding HPr family phosphocarrier protein, translating into MICREAVISNALGLHARAAARFVQLASRFKSRIQIANGGRTADGKSILGLLALIGSEGTRLTISADGSDEQEALRQLIDLVEARFGEDR; encoded by the coding sequence GTGATCTGCCGGGAGGCGGTCATCTCGAACGCGCTCGGACTGCACGCGCGCGCCGCCGCGCGCTTCGTGCAGCTGGCCAGCCGGTTCAAGAGCCGTATCCAGATCGCGAACGGAGGGCGGACGGCGGACGGGAAATCGATTCTGGGTCTTCTGGCCCTCATCGGCAGCGAAGGAACGCGTCTGACCATCAGCGCCGACGGTTCGGACGAGCAGGAGGCGCTGCGCCAGCTGATCGACCTGGTCGAGGCGCGTTTCGGGGAGGATCGGTGA